In Nicotiana tabacum cultivar K326 chromosome 19, ASM71507v2, whole genome shotgun sequence, one DNA window encodes the following:
- the LOC142173545 gene encoding uncharacterized protein LOC142173545 gives MQGVSFDSDMLVLPIGGCNMVLGIQWLVPLGDILWNFRKVKMEFTIMGKKVSLRGIQPPAAKLIQSEESQRGAASLFSLEAQAQDHEKTAELHSVLLKYNDIYEEPKELPPSREHEHKIVLKEGTASINKRPYKYPAIQKDEIEKMIDEMLNSGVLRHSTSPYSSPIVLFQLVRSFDPFGRSFPDFKEFVVEIDALGEGIGAVLAQDNRLIAFFSKGLSDFIEGLLKASGKEVIFVVVDRLSKAAHIMALKHPYTALEVAQSFMDGVFRLHDMPKTIVSDMNKVSTSKFWQELFKLQKVSLLTYSAYHPQIDGQTEVANIYLECYLRCMTFEKPKEWPLWLPLA, from the exons ATGCAAGGAGTGTCTTTTGATTCTGACATGCTTGTGCTACCTATTGGGGGATGCAATATGGTCCTTGGTATTCAATGGCTGGTCCCCTTGGGTGATATCCTATGGAACTTCAGGAAGGTTAAAATGGAGTTTACTATCATGGGTAAGAAGGTTTCTCTAAGGGGTATTCAACCTCCTGCTGCTAAGCTCATCCAGTCAG AAGAATCTCAGAGGGGAGCTGCTAGCTTGTTTTCATTAGAAGCTCAAGCTCAAGACCATGAGAAAACTGCAGAATTGCACTCAGTCCTGCTGAAGTACAATGATATATATGAAGAGCCCAAGGAACTACCACCTTCAAGAGAACATGAGCACAAGATTGTTCTAAAAGAAGGAACTGCCTCAATCAACAAAAGGCCTTACAAATATCCAGCTATTCAGAAGGATGAAATTGAGAAAATGATAGATGAGATGTTGAACTCCGGAGTACTCAGGCACAGTACCAGTCCCTACTCTTCCCCTATTGTACtg TTTCAGTTGGTCAGATCATTTGATCCATTTGGAAGAAGCTTTCCAGATTTTAAG GAGTTTGTGGTGGAGATTGATGCTTTAGGTGAGGGCATTGGTGCAGTCTTGGCTCAAGACAACAGACTAATAGCTTTCTTTAGTAAGGGATTGTCAG ATTTCATAGAAGGTTTACTTAAAGCATCTGGCAAGGAGGTCATCTTTGTGGTTGTTGATAGGTTGAGCAAGGCTGCTCACATCATGGCACTCAAGCATCCCTATACAGCTCTAGAGGTAGCTCAGTCTTTTATGGATGGGGTGTTTAGGCTGCATGACATGCCTAAAACTATAGTCTCAGACATGAATAAGGTGTCCACAAGCAAGTTTTGGCAGGAATTGTTTAAGTTGCAGAAAGTTTCACTCTTAACTTATTCTGCCTATCATCCTCAAATAGATGGGCAGACTGAAGTTGCCAACATATATTTGGAGTGCTATTTGAGGTGTATGACTTTCGAGAAACCCAAGGAGTGGCCACTCTGGTTACCCCTAGCGTAA
- the LOC107797072 gene encoding agamous-like MADS-box protein AGL15 isoform X1 codes for MGRGKIDIKLIENVNNRQVTFSKRRAGLLKKANELSVLCDAEVAVIIFSSTGKLFEFASTSMKQTLSRYNRCVASTEISAIERKSEDNQQPQPQAQLQTHVQKQEQKEVESLKDELSKLKIKQLRLLGKDLNGLGLNELRLLEHQLNEGLLAIKDRKEELLIQQLENSRRQEERAVLESETLRRQVEELRGLFPLSASLPPPYLEYHPLEKKYPIIKEGEESLDSDTACEDGVDDEDSNTTLQLGLPTIGRKRKKPEQESPSSNSENQVGSK; via the exons ATGGGGAGAGGAAAGATAGACATAAAATTGATAGAGAATGTAAATAATAGACAAGTGACATTCTCAAAGAGGAGGGCTGGCTTGTTGAAGAAAGCCAATGAGCTTTCTGTTCTTTGTGATGCGGAAGTTGCTGTTATTATTTTCTCCAGTACTGGCAAGCTTTTTGAGTTTGCTAGTACTAG CATGAAACAGACTCTTTCGAGATACAACAGATGTGTAGCCTCAACAGAGATTTCTGCCATAGAAAGGAAGTCAGAG GACAACCAGCAGCCACAGCCACAGGCGCAGCTGCAGACACACGTGCAGAAGCAGGAACAGAAAGAGGTGGAGAGTCTTAAAGACGAACTCTCAAAGCTCAAGATAAAACAGCT GCGGTTGTTAGGCAAGGACCTTAATGGTTTGGGTTTGAATGAACTACGGCTGCTTGAACATCAACTAAATGAAGGACTATTAGCCATAAAGGACAGAAAG GAAGAATTGCTGATACAGCAACTAGAGAATTCAAGGAGGCAG GAGGAGAGGGCTGTGTTGGAGAGTGAAACCTTACGCAGACAG GTAGAAGAGCTTCGAGGGTTATTTCCTCTAAGTGCAAGTTTACCTCCACCTTATCTCGAATACCATCCATTGGAAAAGAAGTATCCAATTATAAAAGAGGGCGAGGAGAGTCTGGACTCGGACACAGCATGTGAAGATGGAGTAGATGACGAAGATTCCAATACAACCTTGCAATTGGG GCTTCCAACAATTGGTCGAAAGCGGAAGAAACCTGAGCAGGAATCTCCTTCAAGCAATTCAGAGAATCAAGTCGGCTCAAAGTGA
- the LOC142173544 gene encoding protein BPS1, chloroplastic-like has product MVLLVEKISHFLKHPNRLENQHHNSEALLASTLQVFRSDVSKILNKVLPIPELGTEPEFQFLSMAWIQKCLEAIPMIHRAFAKLVVEIDHPINRWGKSQVEEYLDYTLNLLELLNSVTSGVSHLSHAKLCISHGLSQMKKGSNSSALEHLKEIQPHDLGKEFKVEGKITENEESSCSGKDLIIHRCLWILRSISLWVFGVLLSVICSDVKPYMELRISAGLFDDSLIKGWDSVLAKEIAENTGVSKEVKEINEVVTSLRAAVANGEVAIELRRRLEDFEELLQTIGKKTNDLFTEVLGERSKFLDSLQHTRK; this is encoded by the coding sequence ATGGTACTCTTGGTTGAAAAGATTAGCCATTTTCTGAAACATCCCAACAGGCTGGAGAATCAACATCACAATTCAGAAGCCCTGTTGGCTTCTACTTTGCAAGTTTTTCGATCCGATGTATCGAAAATCTTGAACAAAGTCTTGCCAATTCCAGAACTCGGGACAGAACCAGAATTCCAGTTCTTGTCCATGGCCTGGATTCAGAAGTGCCTTGAAGCAATTCCAATGATTCatagagcttttgcaaagcttGTGGTTGAAATAGACCACCCAATAAACAGATGGGGAAAATCACAAGTTGAGGAGTACTTGGATTATACCTTGAATTTGCTAGAGCTGCTGAATTCTGTGACTTCTGGTGTTTCCCATTTGAGTCATGCTAAGCTTTGCATCTCTCATGGATTGAGCCAAATGAAAAAAGGTTCTAATTCATCGGCTTTAGAACATTTGAAAGAGATTCAGCCTCATGATCTTGGCAAGGAATTTAAAGTTGAAGGGAAGATAACAGAGAATGAAGAGAGTTCTTGCTCAGGAAAAGATTTGATCATTCATCGATGCTTGTGGATTTTGAGGAGCATTTCTTTGTGGGTTTTCGGGGTTTTGTTATCTGTAATATGCAGTGATGTTAAACCCTACATGGAATTGAGGATATCAGCTGGTTTGTTTGATGATTCTTTGATCAAAGGCTGGGATTCTGTATTAGCCAAGGAAATCGCAGAAAATACTGGTGTGTCAAAAGAGGTGAAAGAGATAAATGAAGTGGTAACTAGTTTGAGAGCAGCAGTGGCAAATGGTGAAGTTGCAATTGAACTGAGAAGAAGATTGGAGGATTTTGAAGAATTGCTGCAGACCATTGGGAAGAAAACCAATGATCTCTTCACAGAAGTTCTAGGTGAAAGGAGTAAATTCCTCGATAGCCTTCAGCACACCAGAAAATAG
- the LOC107797072 gene encoding agamous-like MADS-box protein AGL15 isoform X2 codes for MSFLFFVMRKLLLLFSPVLASFLSLLVLGCNAAQDKIRLPCSMKQTLSRYNRCVASTEISAIERKSEDNQQPQPQAQLQTHVQKQEQKEVESLKDELSKLKIKQLRLLGKDLNGLGLNELRLLEHQLNEGLLAIKDRKEELLIQQLENSRRQEERAVLESETLRRQVEELRGLFPLSASLPPPYLEYHPLEKKYPIIKEGEESLDSDTACEDGVDDEDSNTTLQLGLPTIGRKRKKPEQESPSSNSENQVGSK; via the exons ATGAGCTTTCTGTTCTTTGTGATGCGGAAGTTGCTGTTATTATTTTCTCCAGTACTGGCAAGCTTTTTGAGTTTGCTAGTACTAG GGTGCAATGCTGCTCAGGATAAGATAAGATTACCATGTAG CATGAAACAGACTCTTTCGAGATACAACAGATGTGTAGCCTCAACAGAGATTTCTGCCATAGAAAGGAAGTCAGAG GACAACCAGCAGCCACAGCCACAGGCGCAGCTGCAGACACACGTGCAGAAGCAGGAACAGAAAGAGGTGGAGAGTCTTAAAGACGAACTCTCAAAGCTCAAGATAAAACAGCT GCGGTTGTTAGGCAAGGACCTTAATGGTTTGGGTTTGAATGAACTACGGCTGCTTGAACATCAACTAAATGAAGGACTATTAGCCATAAAGGACAGAAAG GAAGAATTGCTGATACAGCAACTAGAGAATTCAAGGAGGCAG GAGGAGAGGGCTGTGTTGGAGAGTGAAACCTTACGCAGACAG GTAGAAGAGCTTCGAGGGTTATTTCCTCTAAGTGCAAGTTTACCTCCACCTTATCTCGAATACCATCCATTGGAAAAGAAGTATCCAATTATAAAAGAGGGCGAGGAGAGTCTGGACTCGGACACAGCATGTGAAGATGGAGTAGATGACGAAGATTCCAATACAACCTTGCAATTGGG GCTTCCAACAATTGGTCGAAAGCGGAAGAAACCTGAGCAGGAATCTCCTTCAAGCAATTCAGAGAATCAAGTCGGCTCAAAGTGA